From Halorientalis litorea:
GACTTCGAGACGGGCGAAACCTACGTCGGCACCCTCGAAGGGTGGGACGACGACGGGTTCGTCCTCGACGCCGGGCGAGAGGTGCGGATTCCGGCCTCGGAACTCGGCCTCGGACAGGGGACACCCGCCCAGATACGGACGCGGTTCGGGCTGGTGCAACACGTCCCGCTCCGGTTCGTCTGGGACGACCCGGCGCGACTGGCGGAGGCAGAGCGCGACCGGTTGTACGACTGGACGCGCGGGACCGGGCGGGTCAACGTGAACAGCGCGACACGGGCGGAGGCGCGTGCGACGGTCAACCGCGCGGGTCACGCACAGGACATCGTGACCGTCGAGCGACTCGGACTGCTCGAACAGAGCATCGTCTGTCGTGAGGGGACCGACCCGCCGGGGCTGGTGGCGAGCATCGGCGAGTACCTGCCCGCGGAGTTGCTCGCAGTCGTACCATGAACAGGCGACTCCTCCTCGCGGTCGGTGTCCTGGCCGTCCTCGCCGCGCTCGCGGGGTGTTCGACGATTCTGGGACCGGGAGAGCCGGACCCCGAGGAAATCAACCAGAACGTCACCTACGACTGGAACACGAGCGCGAACGTCACGGTCGACGTGGCACAGTCCGAGTACACCGCCGTCTACGTCATCGACAACCGGACCGAGATAGAACTCTACCAGCGGGACGCTTTGGGGACCGAGAACCCCCTCGACGCGCGCGCGCTGAAGTTCCAGTTCGAGAACGGGACGGTGCGGAACGTCTCCGTCGAGAACGTCTCACTGACACGCAAGCGTGCCGTCGTCACGTTCCCGGCGCGGGACGGAAAGCTGGCGTTCACCTCGCCGCGGCGGGGGAAGTCGTGGTCGTCACCCACCTTCGTCGAGGGAACGTACGA
This genomic window contains:
- a CDS encoding DUF2110 family protein, with the translated sequence MVVLASKLYVGGDARERTLDSLTSLVGNAVGDLDVTYEVGIRDDDFPSVTVDGPDAVAARNLLREEWGSITGDFETGETYVGTLEGWDDDGFVLDAGREVRIPASELGLGQGTPAQIRTRFGLVQHVPLRFVWDDPARLAEAERDRLYDWTRGTGRVNVNSATRAEARATVNRAGHAQDIVTVERLGLLEQSIVCREGTDPPGLVASIGEYLPAELLAVVP
- a CDS encoding DUF5803 family protein, coding for MNRRLLLAVGVLAVLAALAGCSTILGPGEPDPEEINQNVTYDWNTSANVTVDVAQSEYTAVYVIDNRTEIELYQRDALGTENPLDARALKFQFENGTVRNVSVENVSLTRKRAVVTFPARDGKLAFTSPRRGKSWSSPTFVEGTYDVTLPPGARVGIPILGQVSPGHDGTEIQNDRVTIHWDDVERRSISVRYYLTRDLWLFGSLLGVGLLAAAGGLLYYLRQIRSLERRREEVGLDVDVEDDGDDPPPGMG